GCGAATTCTTCATGATCGGAGTCAGTAGCCGAAAGCGGTATGTCGCGATCTATACCAACGCTGCCAGTGGGCAGGGATATCTGGCGGAGACATTCGAGGACCGTCTTGGCGGATGAAGATCGGCAAGAGCTGTATCGAGGCGCCGGACAAGACCGGGATCGCGGATGACGTGCTGGTCGACCTGGTCACGCAATCGGTCGCGTACTTCTTTCGGACGGAGTTCGAGAAGCCAAAGACACCAAACTCGTTGCAGCTCTGGAGTAGCGCGCTGGCGGAAAGGAATTGCTCGGAAATGAAGCGATCGCGAGGATATAGCATTCAGACAGATGTCTATACCTATCCCAACAACAACTGCCGCTCCGCGGCACCCAGACAGAAAACATCCTCGCCTTCCAATGGCGCATCTGGTCAGGGGTGGGCCGCATTGCCCGGCGTATGGGCTGAGACAAACGGCATCTGCTCTGGGTCGAAAACCTCCGCCAACTCGAGGAGCCGCACCGACGCGCAGATCGGGAGGCCAACCACGTTGCTGTAGCACCCAACGATCCCTTCCACCATAGTTGCGGCTTCGCCCTGAATGGCATATCCGCCAGCCTTGTCGAGCGGCTCACCGGTGGCGACATATGCCTCGATTTCATCGTCGCCCAGATCCCGGATGCGCACCTCGCTGCGCACAACCTCGTCCCACGACTCGCCGGTCAGCGGATCGAGGACCACGACCGCGGTGTAGACCTCGTGCGATCGCCCACGCAGCCGGTGAACATATGCGCCGCGTCCCCGGCGTCGCGCGGTTTCCTCAAGATGTCGCCGTCAAGCACCACATCGGTATCCGCCGCCAGGATCAGACAGCTGCCTGTGCCTGGCGCCACGGCATCGGCCTTGGCGCGAGCGATGGCGAGCACATTTTCAGCAGGCGCTGCGAGGTGTCGATCAGTTCTTCCGCACCGCTGACCATGACCTCGAACCGTTCGACAACTTGCCCGAGCAGTTCGAGCCTGCGCGGCGATCCAGAAGCAAGCACCAGGCAACGGGCGGATTCGGGCATCGTTCCCCTCTTTCCATGTACGATTCGCGCAAACTTACCGACAGTCGAATCGGGAGTTACGATCCGGACGCCATGCACCGAGATTTCTATACCGTTATCCTCGGCAGGGGCGCGGGCACACGCCTGTGGCCGCTTAGCCGCGCCGCACGCCCGGTTCGTTCGCTAATTGGCGACAAGTCGTTGCCGCAGCTTACTGCCGAGCGGGGTCGCGCCATTTTCGCCGCCAGGATCGCATCTTCACCGTTTCCGGTTCAGCGCACCCGCTGCAATCGCCTGGCAGCTTCCGGACATTCCCGAATCGAATCTGCTCGTCGAACCGGGAATGCGCGGCACTGGCAATGCCATCGCGCTGGCAGCGCTGCTGCTGATCGCCCAACGCGACCCGCACGCGGTGATGGGAAGCTTCGCCGCGGATCACAAGATCGCGAATACGGACGAGTTCCATCGAGCGCCGGCGACCGCGATCCGTTCGGCAGAAGCCGGATACTTGACCACGATCGGAATCGAGCCGAGTCATCCTGAACGGGATATGGCTACATCGAGCGCACGGACGACCTGGCCCTGCCGGGCGGGTACTTCGCGCGGCGCTTCGTCGAGAGGCCTGATCTGGAAACCGCGCAACGTTTCCTGACTCTGGCCGCTACTTTTCCATGGAACGCCAGCATGTTCGTCTGGCGAATCGATGTCTTTCTGCGCGAGTTCGAGCGGGCGCAACCAGATCTCCTCCGGGTGCCGCAGCGGATAGCGGCATGCTGGGGAGACCCAGAACGGGCAGACGAGATCGAGCGCGCATGGCTCGACCTGCCAGTGACCACCATCGATCACGGTCTGATGGTTATGTGGACGAGTTCGTCGTGGTCCCGGTGACACGGCTGGTCAGATATTGGCGACTGGAACGGATTCGCCGAATTGCTGGCCACCGACGAGGACGAGAACTGCTTCCACGGGAGGTCGTCGCGAGCGGCGTCCGGGAGGTACGTCTGGTCGCAACGATCACTGCGGTTTCGTGGGGGTAAGCAATCTGGCGGTGACTGGACGGAAGACACGCTCATGATCGTCGACCGGGCCAGCGCCCAGATGTGCGTGCGATCGTGTCCAAAATGGAGCGGGAACGTCCTGACCTGACATGACAACGGCGACCACCGATCCCATCCCTGTCGGTATCGACGAAATCGAAGCAGCCCGGCGCGCCTCTTCGACGGACCGGGCGGCCCGATTGCAACGCGCACGCCGCCTTATCCTCTCGGACCCGTTGAGCAACCAGCTGGGATGCCGTGTCTGCTCCAAGTTGGAGAACCTGCAAAAACGGGGTCGTACAAGATCCGCGGCGCGTACAACAACATCGCCAACCTGACTCCGGAACAAGCAAGCGCAGGCATCGTGACCGCCTCGGCAGGAAATCACGCGCAGGGTGTGGCGCTGGCGGCGGCACTGTTTGGCATCGCGACCAAACATCGGTTTTTGTGCCTGTTGGCACCCCAAGGTGAAACAGGACAACACGCGAGCGTATGGCGTCGATGTGCGTGAGGTCGGTGAGAACTTCGACCTGGCGCGCAAACCGCCGAGGAAGCAGCGGAAAGCGGCCGCGTGTTCATCCTGGCGAATACCGTTCGACGACTGGCGGACGATTGCCGGCCAGGGCACGATTGGTCTGGAGATGTCGACGATCTGCCGCAGGCACGCGCGATCGTCGCACCGGTAGGCAGGCGGCCTCATTGCGGGTATAGCCCTGGCGGTTGCCGGACGACACGCCAACACCACGGTGATCGGCGTCGAGGCCGAAGGCGCGGCCAGCCTGGTTTGGGCATCGATCACGGCTCGCCGGAAGCGATGCCAACCTGCTGCCCGCAGATTGCCGATGGCATCAAGGTCAGCCAGATCGGCGATCGGCCGTTTCTGGTCGCCGGCAGACTGATCGGCCGTGACCGTATCACTGACCGTGCCGGATACGGAGATCGTGGCGGCAATAGCCGATCTGATGGTCATGCGGGAGATGTCGCGAGGGTGCTGGCGCGACCGCGCTTGCGGGACTGCGCGATATTCAGCAAGGCCGTGTGCCCTCGGTCCCCGTACGGCAAGGACGACGACGTGATCGTGCTGGTGTCGGGCGGGAATATCGATCCGAGCTTCTCATGGCGCATTCTTTATGAGCGGTCGGTGCGCAACTTGCTGGTCATTCGCGTGGCGATGCCGGATAGGCCCGGCGAACTGCTGCGCATGTTGTTGCCAATCGCCCACCTGAACGTCAGCATCATCGACGTGGACGTCAACCGGCTGGACGCCCGGCCCCGCATGGGCAGGCGGATCGTGGAGCTGTGCGTGGCGATCTCCGCGCAATCTCAGGCGGACAACATGCTCAGCGCGTTGCGATCCGGGATACAACGTGCTGGTCAGCCGCTGGCAAGACCCACGCATCGACCGCGGTGGCAATCTC
The sequence above is drawn from the Thermomicrobiales bacterium genome and encodes:
- a CDS encoding Maf family protein; translated protein: MRGRSHEVYTAVVVLDPLTGESWDEVVRSEVRIRDLGDDEIEAYVATGEPLDKAGGYAIQGEAATMVEGIVGCYSNVVGLPICASVRLLELAEVFDPEQMPFVSAHTPGNAAHP